Proteins found in one Fulvitalea axinellae genomic segment:
- a CDS encoding alpha-amylase family glycosyl hydrolase, whose amino-acid sequence MRKRYNSLLIITTILSLIAFGACTPKKNADNTQSQKGTWPNAVTYEIFVQSFCDSDGNGIGDFKGLTSKLPYIEELGVEAIWLMPIMPSPSYHKYDVTNYKAVHPDYGSLEDFREMLDEAHKRGVKVVVDFIINHTSKNHHWFKEASKGKDNPYRDYYVWKSLEEIKKQGNLTKESQADSDNKVQWYEVEDNSNQRYYGYFGSNMPDLNFDNPKVRKAIFEIGQYWLKDIGVDGFRLDAAKHIFDESPEKSHAFWVEFRKAMESVKPDVYLVGEVWADAKTVAPYLEGLPSLFNFDMGYAITDVCRNGADNGIVEKYKNIHDFYVSVTPDFIDATFITNHDQERIMSALNNDISKAKMAANLLMTFPGAPYVYYGEEIGMRGKKPDEYIREPFPWQKDGKGTPKWIKPKYTLSNTVAPASEQESDKNSMLNHYRALIHTRSKNKVLTFGEIKPVDFGSKEVVSFYRMHDSDTLMVIHNVSANELKLSNNLGEFKRQVFSTGKSISVENGDIQLSPYSTWIFSK is encoded by the coding sequence ATGAGGAAAAGATACAATTCTCTTTTAATAATAACGACGATTCTGTCGTTGATAGCTTTTGGAGCTTGTACCCCAAAAAAGAATGCTGACAATACCCAAAGTCAGAAGGGGACATGGCCGAATGCTGTAACCTATGAGATTTTTGTACAGTCTTTTTGTGACTCCGATGGCAACGGCATTGGTGACTTCAAAGGACTTACGTCCAAATTGCCTTATATTGAGGAATTGGGTGTGGAAGCGATCTGGTTAATGCCGATAATGCCATCTCCCAGTTATCATAAATATGATGTGACAAACTACAAGGCTGTACATCCTGATTACGGATCGCTCGAAGATTTTCGTGAGATGTTGGATGAAGCTCACAAGAGGGGGGTAAAGGTTGTTGTAGACTTCATTATCAACCATACATCAAAAAATCACCATTGGTTTAAGGAGGCTAGTAAAGGGAAGGATAATCCGTATAGGGACTACTATGTGTGGAAGTCTCTTGAAGAGATAAAGAAACAGGGGAACTTAACTAAAGAAAGCCAAGCGGACTCTGACAATAAAGTCCAGTGGTATGAGGTTGAGGATAACTCGAATCAAAGATATTACGGTTATTTTGGGTCTAACATGCCTGACCTCAATTTTGATAACCCGAAAGTTAGAAAAGCAATTTTTGAAATAGGTCAATATTGGCTGAAAGATATTGGAGTTGACGGTTTCCGTCTTGATGCCGCCAAGCATATTTTCGATGAGTCTCCAGAAAAAAGCCATGCTTTTTGGGTAGAGTTTAGGAAAGCCATGGAAAGTGTGAAGCCTGATGTATACTTGGTAGGGGAGGTCTGGGCTGACGCCAAAACAGTAGCACCGTACCTGGAAGGATTGCCGTCTCTATTTAATTTCGATATGGGTTATGCCATTACGGATGTTTGCCGAAACGGGGCTGATAACGGAATCGTAGAGAAGTATAAGAATATACATGATTTTTATGTGTCGGTTACTCCAGACTTTATAGACGCTACATTTATAACCAACCATGATCAAGAGCGGATTATGAGCGCTCTTAACAATGACATTAGTAAAGCGAAAATGGCGGCTAATCTTTTGATGACTTTCCCTGGCGCTCCATATGTTTATTACGGCGAAGAGATTGGAATGAGAGGAAAGAAGCCGGATGAATACATAAGAGAGCCATTTCCTTGGCAAAAGGATGGAAAAGGTACACCGAAATGGATAAAGCCTAAGTATACGCTTTCCAATACTGTTGCCCCAGCCTCTGAACAGGAAAGTGACAAGAATTCGATGTTAAACCATTATAGGGCACTTATTCATACAAGATCCAAGAATAAGGTGTTAACGTTTGGTGAAATAAAGCCTGTTGATTTCGGGAGCAAAGAAGTAGTTTCTTTCTACAGAATGCATGATTCAGATACATTAATGGTAATTCATAATGTATCTGCGAATGAGTTGAAGTTGAGTAATAATCTAGGTGAATTTAAACGGCAAGTGTTTTCAACTGGAAAGAGTATTTCCGTGGAAAACGGAGATATACAACTTTCGCCGTATTCCACTTGGATATTTTCTAAATAA
- the pgmB gene encoding beta-phosphoglucomutase, with amino-acid sequence MKIKACLFDLDGVLVDTAKYHYLAWKRLANDLGFDFTEQDNERLKGVSRMRSLDILLEIGGKSLTDAEKLDVATKKNVWYVDFIEKMPKDEILPGAKEFLEELRQAGVKIALGSASKNAMRILERLEITGYFDAIIDGTKVEKAKPDPEVFLKGAESLGLSAEECVVFEDAEAGVEAAIAGGMKVVGVGDPEILSKADMNINSLAEMSVKRLEYFN; translated from the coding sequence ATGAAAATAAAGGCTTGTTTATTTGACTTGGATGGCGTGTTGGTAGACACTGCTAAGTATCACTATTTGGCCTGGAAACGTTTGGCCAATGACCTAGGTTTCGATTTTACGGAACAGGATAATGAGCGCCTGAAGGGAGTAAGCCGAATGAGGTCCTTGGATATTCTCTTGGAAATCGGTGGAAAGAGCTTGACTGACGCGGAGAAGTTGGACGTGGCGACCAAGAAGAACGTGTGGTATGTGGACTTTATTGAAAAGATGCCCAAAGACGAAATTCTTCCCGGTGCCAAAGAGTTTCTCGAAGAATTGAGACAGGCAGGAGTAAAGATAGCGCTTGGATCAGCGAGTAAGAACGCAATGAGAATTCTGGAGCGCTTGGAGATCACAGGATACTTTGATGCGATTATAGATGGAACAAAGGTCGAGAAAGCGAAGCCAGATCCGGAGGTTTTCCTCAAAGGAGCTGAATCTCTTGGCCTGAGTGCGGAAGAGTGTGTTGTTTTTGAAGATGCGGAGGCTGGTGTTGAGGCCGCTATTGCGGGAGGAATGAAAGTTGTCGGGGTAGGTGATCCTGAAATCCTTTCGAAAGCGGATATGAATATCAATTCACTGGCGGAGATGTCCGTAAAGCGTTTGGAATATTTTAACTGA
- a CDS encoding MFS transporter, with product MKKQPRLSFWQIWNLSFGFLGVQFGFALQNANVSRILSTLGADPHTLPIFWMIAPAIGLIVQPVVGALSDRTWNRLGRRSPYIFGGAIAATIGMFLMPNASAFTDYIPAIWFGAMMLAVMDGSFNVTFQPFRALVADMLPSEQINKGYSVQSLLINTGAVIGSALPFILTWVGIENEAPEGQVPDSVIWSFYLGGSILLLSVFWTVFKTKEYPPKEYAEYKGETEKELLEEEHKGFFAVLKDMPPVMWQLAVVQLFSWFALYLMWVFSTSAIAQHVWGTEISDVSSSDYNEAGNWVGILFASYSLAAAIFSAFMDKFATGLGRKKTYGGALLLGGLGFLSMYLIKDQYLLILSMVGIGIAWAAILAMPYAILSESLPAGQMGTYMGIFNLTVVIPQLLSGVVGSFLIKQFGGQAIFMLVVAGVCMCIASFMVTFVKGGAVKKN from the coding sequence ATGAAAAAACAGCCTCGTTTAAGTTTTTGGCAGATTTGGAATTTGAGTTTCGGCTTTTTGGGAGTGCAGTTTGGTTTTGCTTTGCAGAATGCAAACGTCTCAAGGATATTGTCGACTTTGGGCGCTGACCCGCACACACTTCCAATTTTTTGGATGATTGCCCCTGCGATCGGGCTGATAGTGCAACCTGTGGTTGGAGCTTTAAGTGATCGTACGTGGAATCGTCTTGGCAGAAGAAGCCCCTACATTTTCGGTGGGGCGATTGCCGCTACAATCGGTATGTTTTTAATGCCAAACGCGTCAGCATTTACGGATTATATACCAGCCATTTGGTTTGGAGCTATGATGTTGGCGGTGATGGATGGATCGTTTAACGTTACGTTTCAGCCTTTCCGTGCTTTGGTGGCCGATATGTTGCCAAGCGAACAGATTAACAAAGGCTATTCCGTGCAGTCATTGCTTATTAACACAGGGGCTGTTATCGGATCTGCGTTACCGTTTATCCTGACATGGGTGGGAATTGAAAATGAAGCTCCCGAAGGACAGGTTCCGGATTCCGTAATTTGGTCATTTTATTTAGGAGGTTCCATCTTGTTACTTTCTGTATTCTGGACGGTTTTCAAGACGAAAGAATACCCGCCAAAAGAATATGCTGAATATAAAGGCGAAACAGAAAAAGAACTCCTTGAAGAAGAGCATAAAGGCTTTTTTGCGGTACTTAAAGATATGCCTCCTGTAATGTGGCAATTGGCGGTAGTGCAATTATTCTCATGGTTCGCACTTTATCTGATGTGGGTGTTTTCAACCTCCGCCATCGCTCAGCACGTTTGGGGAACGGAGATTAGCGACGTTAGCTCAAGCGACTACAATGAAGCGGGCAACTGGGTAGGCATACTATTCGCCTCGTACAGTTTAGCTGCTGCGATATTTTCTGCTTTTATGGACAAGTTTGCTACTGGACTTGGCCGTAAGAAAACTTATGGAGGTGCCTTGTTACTTGGTGGATTGGGCTTCTTGTCAATGTACCTTATCAAAGACCAGTACCTTTTGATTCTGTCGATGGTTGGAATTGGTATCGCTTGGGCTGCGATTCTGGCGATGCCTTACGCCATACTTTCAGAATCTTTACCTGCGGGACAAATGGGAACATATATGGGGATTTTTAACCTGACGGTAGTAATTCCTCAGCTTCTCAGTGGTGTAGTCGGAAGTTTCCTGATCAAACAATTTGGAGGACAGGCGATTTTTATGCTAGTGGTGGCAGGTGTATGTATGTGTATTGCGTCTTTCATGGTAACATTCGTGAAAGGGGGAGCTGTAAAAAAGAATTAA